AAAATCAAGCACATCATTTATTCCTTTTGAGGCTATGACATTTGGAAATGAATCAGTGCTGTGGCCAATGACTTTGCTTGAGTCcatgattttcttcttctgctttTCTGTGTCAATCCCTTTTGAATTCCCCACCTGTTCctcttttacttttctcaaaccTCCAAATTCAAATTCAGAACCTAAACTTTTTGTCATTCTCATGACAACCCTAGATGCTCCACTCTCTTTGTTATATTTCTCACTTTTTGATTGTGTATCATTTTCACCTTCGTCATGACCTTCATCCTCTAATAAGCTCATATCTTCCATCTGTTTTCCCATTTCttcaccatcttcatcttcattttgcTCTTCCTTCTCTTTGTCTTGTTCATCAACAAGGTCTTCTACTTCCTCCGATTCTTCCTCTTCAGTTCTTTCTCCATCATGTCCAACAATGCTATCATCCCTTTCAAGTTCGTTTTCTTCAGTATCCTCCAATTCGAACAGTTTATCATTTGACCGTGGTTGCAACCCTTTTCTTCCAAGCCTTTTAGTTTCGGAACCAACCTTCAGAGTCTCAAATGTTTTTGCAGAGGTTTCCTCGTACGGCATCTTTTCATGTGAGTGCTGTTTGAGTTGGTGAAGCAACCATATGCCAACAACAATCAAAgtaaatgttttaaaactttgttttacCTTGAAGCCTTTTGTCCTCTGATTTCTATTGGATACTTGCTTCAACATGATTTACTTATGAAACATCAGGTATTTGCAGAATCTGTACAAGGCAGCATTCGTGTGACTAAAATAACatatcagaaaaaaataaaataaaaaagccaAGCAAGCATAAGCCAATGTCTTCAACAGAGTAAACAGAGAAGCCCTAACTGTAGAAAAACGTTTGAGCATTCTGCatcataaagaaataatattctCATATTGAGGCCTTGTAAAGCAACTGAAGGCAAATTGATTAGTAAGTTTCTATCTCAACATGACAGTGAATCAGTGATAGTCTtctttcaccattttttttttctgcataatcAACTTAAGTCAAATCAGTACTCCACTACTCACCAACAATCAAATTctactaaattttgaaattccaaAACAAGTATTCTAAAAtccaaactatatatataatcagGAGATGTTCTCCCATCATCTCTTTTTTATAATGTTGAACCTCTCTTTCAATTCCTCCCTCTATTTTGTCCCTTGCACTCTAATAGCTGTCTGTCTGAATAGCTTTGTTTACTTGCagagttttgaaaatagaaatcaCATCCAAAATTTCATACTTCCATTCTTTATCCTTACTCCATGTAGTGGACTCTGATAtatacaaaaaatgaaaaagttcaCTACACATGAAAGTTTTCTAATTCAACCAACATTTAAGCTGATAAAGCAGTATTAAAAAAGTGAGATAGGTCAGTATACACAGTTGAATTCCAAACTTTGTGGTCAAGTAGTAATGTATAATattcattaaagaaaaagaaacagaatGATGCAAGAGAGAGTTAATACACATGCCTAGAGGAAAAAGTGAATGCCACAAGAGATGATGTTTGAAGTTGAGTGCAACTTGCAAGTAATTAAAGCTGGTAGTAATAAGTAAATGGAGGAAAGAGGATGAAGGGTATGTGATACCAGTGTGAGAGCATATCCATATCTCTGCAATCTCTCTCACTGTGTTTGATGAAAGTTCAcaatgagagagagaaagaagacgACGAACCCTCGTGAATAACATATGGTGGTCACGGGCTAGACTAGCCATGCGTGACGCACGTGCATGTTTTCCTGTGTGGCGGAAAAGGGCATACTATACACAGTGACATCCTTTTGTCCAAGGTAAGAAGAAGAGTATTTATTATAGGATGATGATACGTATCACTgtagtatatttaaatttattttaaaaaaatatatgaaacaatctaatcataaattattatatgtgttgtgaaaaaaaaaattattacagaatttttttctttagtaatcTTTTTTAACCACTTTAAATAACACGaggttatcattttattaatttgtttgaatttatttttcaaataatatttgaaacggactaataaaaattattatttatttattgttaaaaagctttaaaaaaaagtggttaaaataatttttcctaGGTATTGGAAGTTggtaaaatgatttttcatttttaatgtcAGGGTGTACTCTATTAATAGTCTTTTTCTTGCATTTTAATTGAAGTTAGTTTCTCCCTTTGACTCTTTTTATAGTAAAGCCAGTGTTGTAGTGTTGTGGGTTCGATTATAGATGgtcttataaaatattgaaaactatatttttcagaaaatattattttaatcatgaaATGTAATATTACTttgttaacttatttttatatttaaatatatgttattactgtcattttattaaaaataatgtcattttattaaaaaacagtgagtttttgttttttaatttccaGGAGATATAATTGTAGTTTTATTCACTAAAAGcataataaacataaatgtttatttttaaaaaagacatGTGGGATTCTTTGACGGAATATGAGGAGaggtaaatataattttcttgatttttatataactattcttaatttttttagttatatatatatatatatatatatatatatatatatatatatatatatatatatatatatatatatatatatatatatatatatatNNNNNNNNNNNNNNNNNNNNNNNNNNNNNNNNNNNNNNNNNNNNNNNNNNNNNNNNNNNNNNNNNNNNNNNNNNNNNNNNNNNNNNNNNNNNNNNNNNNNNNNNNNNNNNNNNNNNNNNNNNNNNNNNNNNNNNNNNNNNNNNNNNNNNNNNNNNNNNNNNNNNNNNNNNNNNNNNNNNNNNNNNNNNNNNNNNNNNNNNNNNNNNNNNNNNNNNNNNNNNNNNNNNNNNNNNNNNNNNNNNNNNNNNNNNNNNNNNNNNNNNNNNNNNNNgtccctaattttgtcaatttgaatcaataaaagcctttctgttaaatgcagttaacgccatgaagtttttgaacatgtggcacgctgacgcttccaagtggcatcgtttcaagtgcataggtggattataaaagggtgaaatccctaaattaaaagggtgtatttgaaggtgaaatccctaaattaaaagggatttcacccttttataatccacctatgcacttgaaacggtgccacctggaagcgtcaacgtgccacatgttcaaaaacttcatgttaactgcatttaacttttattgattcaaattgacaaaactagggacctaattgatcactttcaaaattagaggacccaattgaaacaaacccccaaatatagggacctccgaacctattaaacctaataataatgatctcttttttatgtatgaaataaatagcaattataatatatatttaaaagttaaacataGTTAATTAGCTATAGATAATTTTTCTATcttcagtttttattttgctcatttattttttagtcaTATATCTACAATAATTATGATAGTCAATAATTATCTATAAACATTTATTGCGAAATCATTTTGTTGCTGCATTGTCTCCAGCATTCTAGTAGACTCTCAAGGCTCAGACTAAGGGGGAGGAGGAGGAGACCTAGGTGTCATCTTCTGTTCACGTAGAGAGAAAAGACCATTAGTGcaactcaaagaaacaaaaataaacaacctAGACATAACTAAGAGTACACATGTATAAGCAAGGCACACACAACCTACAAGATTTTCTAAGGACAACAagtgctctgataccataaatatggcatcccaaatatataacaACACATATAATATGGTAGTCCATAATTATAATATAGGAGATTATAATTATCACTTGTAATTAAGTATAGGATTATAGTTAtccaaaataacaacaaaaattaaaacttaggCATACTATGGaatagagtatttcaaaatgataAGAGCTAGAATTAGAAAATCCTAAGAAGACTAAGCTgcaacatcatcatcttccagCACTTGCTCCAGGAGCACCTCCtcaacatctgctcacatcAAAGTGGataatcattgcaaaagaaaaacatacacaAGCAACACAGAAACACataagcaagggtgagctaggtagaaaaatcatgttatacaatcacatACAACATGCAAAGTTCATTCAAGCATACTAAATTGAATTACAAGACTTGTTACACTATGACTTGACTCATCCGaactagaatgattgtcgagctatggcgggtcatgcactcgtAGTGGCatctactactttgcaaagtcattgccaatgggttttacctaccacactcacgaggttagtctctaccgcgccttggagcatactggatgcctccaagactaagagcTCCTGCTACTACTCATGACAtgattcaatcctctctaattgagaatgatTGACCATTGTAGTTCCAGGATAACCTCCAAGACTAAGCTTCCATGCAAATCATTCTAACACATTAATAGGGCACCACCATGGatcctctccttgaggatcatggaattacgtcgaTGACCCACACTTGTTACACTTACACCAATCATAGACTTGTACATATACACCTTCAAACTATAATACACAACATAATATGGCATGCTTCTAAATATGTTATACAATTCAAGACACTTCCAACATAGTATCACACAATCATAAGGAGAAAACATAAACTGAACTCAACACCTCTCGCACAGTGCACCCCCCAATTCGCATAGCAAATTAGCTCGCAGAGTTGTTAGACCCCAGGTCTCTCACATAGCGCACCCAGGTCGCTATGCGAAAGCTCAAACAGAGAGCATGACTCTCTGATCATTCGCATAGCACACAAGGTCACACAACGAATGACCAAACAATGGGCACCCTTTTAAAGGGTCTCGCTATGCGAGGTAATTCGCATAACGAGACTGCATAATCTGTAGAACGCAAATTCTACAGATTTATGCACTCACCCACCCAAGTTACCACTTCTAGccatttttatcaatttcaaactCTTCTAATTTGTGATTTAAGTCCACTTAAAGTTGTCTAAATGAATTTAAACATCCCTACCGTGATTATAAACTGACTAGGACTCAAGTTCTACTCCAAAATTCCAATTTCAACAACTTAAGGACCTCAAACTCAATTACAccattttatacttattttgtCCAActta
This DNA window, taken from Vigna radiata var. radiata cultivar VC1973A chromosome 5, Vradiata_ver6, whole genome shotgun sequence, encodes the following:
- the LOC106759853 gene encoding chromatin modification-related protein EAF7 isoform X2 yields the protein MLKQVSNRNQRTKGFKMPYEETSAKTFETLKVGSETKRLGRKGLQPRSNDKLFELEDTEENELERDDSIVGHDGERTEEEESEEVEDLVDEQDKEKEEQNEDEDGEEMGKQMEDMSLLEDEGHDEGENDTQSKSEKYNKESGASRVVMRMTKSLGSEFEFGGLRKVKEEQVGNSKGIDTEKQKKKIMDSSKVIGHSTDSFPNVIASKGINDVLDFGAGSKIRYLRNDFDSATYRMPRFNMGALRNFFSFEMGQLHKRENKSHLEFE
- the LOC106759853 gene encoding chromatin modification-related protein EAF7 isoform X1; protein product: MLKQVSNRNQRTKGFKVKQSFKTFTLIVVGIWLLHQLKQHSHEKMPYEETSAKTFETLKVGSETKRLGRKGLQPRSNDKLFELEDTEENELERDDSIVGHDGERTEEEESEEVEDLVDEQDKEKEEQNEDEDGEEMGKQMEDMSLLEDEGHDEGENDTQSKSEKYNKESGASRVVMRMTKSLGSEFEFGGLRKVKEEQVGNSKGIDTEKQKKKIMDSSKVIGHSTDSFPNVIASKGINDVLDFGAGSKIRYLRNDFDSATYRMPRFNMGALRNFFSFEMGQLHKRENKSHLEFE